A stretch of the Clostridium fungisolvens genome encodes the following:
- the galT gene encoding UDP-glucose--hexose-1-phosphate uridylyltransferase — MDINISKEIERLLEYAINKELIDSLDRIYTRNRLMEVLQLQELECIGAGEEFEELEPILDNILTWALDNNILKDSGFVSRDLFDTKVMGCLIGRPSEVIQKFYSLYDLDKKKATEFFYNLSIDSNYVRMDRIKKNLSWKVNTEYGDIDITINLSKPEKDPKEIAKAKSIPSSSYPKCLLCKENEGYEGTLNHPARQNHRIIPLELNKETWYLQYSPYIYYNEHCIVLKDKHEEMKLTKSTFVRLLQFVERFPHYFIGSNADLPIVGGSILTHDHFQGGNYEFAMAVAPIEKSYTVKGFEEISIGRVKWPMSVIRLQSNSIEKLTKFSDYIFTKWKSYSDQLVDVIAFTENVPHNTITPIARRRGDLFEIDLVLRNNRTSQEYPFGIFHPHEELHHIKKENIGLIEVMGLAVLPPRLKDELKELEGYLINKEKIQSVQENSNIFKHKKWAEDITCKYSNIDDTNVEKIIKQEVGLKFIKVLEHAGVFKRDEAGLKAFDDFIMNL, encoded by the coding sequence ATGGATATAAATATTTCAAAAGAGATAGAAAGACTATTAGAATATGCTATAAATAAGGAATTAATTGATTCACTGGATAGGATATATACAAGGAATAGATTAATGGAAGTATTGCAGTTGCAAGAACTTGAGTGTATTGGAGCAGGCGAAGAATTTGAAGAATTAGAGCCTATATTAGATAACATACTCACTTGGGCATTGGACAATAATATTCTAAAAGATAGTGGGTTTGTTTCTAGAGATTTATTTGATACAAAAGTTATGGGATGCCTTATAGGTAGACCTTCTGAAGTAATACAAAAGTTCTACTCTTTATATGACTTAGATAAAAAAAAGGCTACTGAATTTTTTTATAATCTGAGCATAGATTCCAATTATGTAAGAATGGATAGAATCAAAAAGAATTTGAGTTGGAAGGTAAATACTGAATATGGAGATATAGATATAACTATAAATTTATCTAAACCAGAGAAAGACCCTAAAGAAATAGCAAAAGCTAAAAGTATTCCATCAAGCTCATATCCCAAATGTCTTTTATGTAAGGAAAATGAAGGCTATGAAGGAACATTAAATCATCCAGCAAGACAAAATCATAGAATAATTCCATTAGAGCTTAATAAAGAGACGTGGTACCTTCAATATTCACCTTATATTTATTATAATGAGCATTGTATTGTATTAAAAGATAAGCATGAAGAAATGAAGTTAACAAAAAGTACATTCGTAAGATTACTACAATTTGTTGAAAGGTTTCCTCATTACTTTATAGGTTCTAATGCAGACCTGCCTATTGTAGGAGGATCCATCTTAACACATGATCATTTTCAAGGTGGAAATTATGAATTTGCAATGGCTGTAGCTCCTATCGAAAAAAGTTATACAGTTAAGGGCTTTGAAGAAATATCAATAGGAAGGGTAAAATGGCCAATGAGTGTTATTAGATTACAATCTAATAGCATAGAGAAGCTAACGAAGTTTTCTGATTATATTTTTACTAAATGGAAAAGTTATTCTGATCAGTTAGTAGATGTTATTGCATTTACAGAAAATGTACCTCATAACACAATAACTCCTATTGCTAGAAGAAGAGGAGACTTATTTGAAATTGATTTAGTGCTTAGAAATAATAGGACTTCGCAAGAGTATCCATTCGGAATCTTTCATCCACATGAAGAGCTTCATCATATAAAGAAGGAAAATATAGGACTTATAGAAGTAATGGGCTTAGCAGTACTTCCACCTAGGTTGAAGGATGAGTTGAAGGAGTTAGAAGGGTATTTAATAAATAAAGAGAAAATACAAAGTGTTCAAGAGAATTCTAATATATTTAAGCATAAAAAGTGGGCAGAAGATATAACTTGTAAATATAGTAATATAGATGATACTAATGTTGAGAAAATAATTAAACAAGAAGTTGGATTAAAGTTTATAAAGGTTCTTGAGCATGCAGGTGTATTTAAGAGAGATGAAGCAGGTTTAAAAGCTTTTGATGACTTTATAATGAATTTATAG
- the galE gene encoding UDP-glucose 4-epimerase GalE: protein MSILVCGGAGYIGSHCVYELVERGEEVVVVDNLQTGHKEALHPEAKFYEGDIRDYSFLDKVFKDNNIEGVIHFAANSLVGESMQLPLKYYNNNVYGTEVLLQAMVDNDVKKIVFSSTAAVYGEPDIIPITETNKTEPTNTYGETKLAMEKMMKWADKAYGLKYIALRYFNVAGAHPNGLIGEAHNPETHLIPLILQVPLNKREKISIYGEDYDTKDGTCIRDYIHVKDLIDAHILAFNKLRDGWQSDVFNLGNGSGFTVKEMIDAARKVTSHSIPAEVCPRRAGDPAVLIASSEKAKNVLGWQPKYNNVEEIIAAAWKFHESHVNGFEE, encoded by the coding sequence GTGAGTATATTAGTTTGTGGTGGAGCAGGGTATATAGGTTCTCATTGTGTGTACGAGCTTGTTGAAAGAGGAGAAGAAGTTGTCGTTGTTGATAATCTCCAAACTGGACATAAAGAGGCTTTACATCCGGAGGCTAAGTTCTATGAAGGGGATATAAGAGATTATAGTTTTCTTGATAAGGTTTTTAAAGATAATAATATAGAAGGCGTAATTCACTTTGCAGCAAATTCACTTGTAGGTGAAAGTATGCAATTGCCTTTAAAATATTACAATAATAATGTTTATGGAACTGAAGTTTTACTTCAAGCAATGGTTGATAATGATGTAAAGAAAATAGTATTCTCGTCAACTGCAGCAGTTTATGGTGAACCAGATATAATTCCTATAACTGAGACAAATAAGACAGAACCAACTAATACTTATGGTGAGACAAAGCTTGCCATGGAGAAGATGATGAAATGGGCTGATAAAGCATATGGACTTAAGTATATAGCACTTAGATACTTTAATGTTGCAGGGGCTCATCCAAATGGGTTAATAGGAGAGGCTCATAATCCTGAAACTCATTTAATTCCACTTATATTACAAGTACCTTTAAATAAAAGAGAAAAGATAAGTATTTATGGGGAAGATTATGATACTAAGGATGGAACATGTATAAGAGATTATATCCATGTAAAAGATCTTATAGATGCACATATATTAGCCTTTAATAAGTTAAGAGATGGATGGCAAAGTGATGTTTTTAACTTAGGGAATGGCAGTGGTTTCACTGTTAAAGAAATGATAGATGCAGCTAGAAAGGTTACATCCCATTCAATACCAGCAGAAGTATGTCCAAGAAGGGCTGGAGATCCAGCAGTTCTTATTGCATCAAGTGAAAAAGCTAAAAATGTTTTAGGCTGGCAGCCTAAGTATAATAATGTTGAAGAGATAATAGCAGCTGCTTGGAAGTTCCATGAGAGTCATGTAAACGGCTTTGAGGAATAA
- a CDS encoding amino acid ABC transporter ATP-binding protein translates to MIKVNGLKKHFGKLEVLKGIDLHVSQGEVLCLIGPSGSGKSTLLRCLNRLEDIDGGSVLIDEEAISDLKIDINKIREKIGMVFQSFNLFPHLSVIDNITLAPVELKKMGKAEAKKKALELLEKVGLASKANEYPDNLSGGQKQRVAIARALAMNPEIMLFDEPTSALDPEMVGEVLQVMKELANEGMTMVVVTHEMGFAREVADRVIFMDGGYIVEQGDPKDIFSNPQNARTKDFLNKVL, encoded by the coding sequence ATGATAAAAGTTAATGGATTAAAGAAACATTTTGGAAAGTTGGAAGTGTTAAAAGGTATTGATTTGCATGTAAGTCAAGGTGAGGTGCTTTGCCTTATAGGTCCATCTGGATCAGGAAAAAGTACACTGCTTAGATGTTTAAACAGATTAGAAGATATAGATGGCGGAAGTGTATTGATAGACGAAGAAGCTATTAGTGATTTAAAAATTGATATAAATAAGATAAGAGAAAAGATAGGAATGGTTTTTCAATCATTTAATTTATTTCCTCATTTAAGTGTAATTGATAATATTACATTGGCACCTGTTGAACTAAAAAAGATGGGTAAGGCAGAAGCTAAGAAGAAGGCCTTAGAACTTTTGGAAAAGGTAGGGCTTGCTAGTAAAGCTAATGAGTATCCTGACAATTTATCTGGTGGCCAGAAGCAAAGAGTTGCTATAGCAAGGGCTTTAGCTATGAATCCAGAGATAATGCTTTTTGATGAACCTACATCTGCGCTAGATCCAGAAATGGTTGGAGAAGTATTGCAGGTTATGAAAGAGCTAGCTAATGAAGGAATGACTATGGTAGTAGTGACTCATGAGATGGGATTTGCTAGAGAAGTTGCTGATAGAGTGATTTTTATGGATGGTGGATATATTGTTGAACAAGGCGATCCTAAAGATATTTTCTCCAATCCACAAAATGCAAGAACTAAAGATTTCTTAAATAAGGTTCTATAG
- a CDS encoding M4 family metallopeptidase gives MKKKIISSLIALSVITTYAAQAKALEPSINTNDKKTEIMDKLSKLSEGKLKADLHKSNEKDGKLHVFVSGKLSEKQNIDEKSVLTFLEDNKALFGVKGDSNNFKILSINKDNLGFTNVKVAQLMNGIPVRGAEILVQFNKDGIVSNISGSVANDIDSPKSLVTSTITDKQAIDIAKKQFKFNSLSKDPTVEKQVIVLDGKAYETYKVNIYYLDPEIANWDVFIDVTSGNVIDKQSKIRFDGATTGTGTAVDGSTKALNLYLSGSSYQMIDTTKPMAGQIKTYTANNKQVEPGTLVVNSSSTFNTTAFKASVSAHYFAGVVYDFYKNLLGRNSIDNNGMSIISTTHYDTAYNNAYWDGNQMVYGDGDGTTFTYLSGDLDVIGHELTHGVTQYTANLNYQDEPGALNESMSDVLGVLIETYDKYNVKSGGTWQFNSADWVVGDDVYTPGTAGDALRSLADPTLYGQPATYSNYVHTTSDYGGVHTNSGITNKAAYLVAQALGCEKTSKIYYRGLTTYMTASTDFLGARNALVKAATDLYGASSAEVTAVNNAFTTVGIGSTSVSDPYEPNDSTSQAYAITSGTTYSSYIATSTDKDYYKLSATAGKPISISLTNLPKDYDLYLYNNSGTLVAKSINGSTTSESISYTPSASGTYYILVFGYNSAYSTATKYNLKATF, from the coding sequence ATGAAGAAAAAAATTATTTCATCTCTAATAGCTTTATCAGTAATTACCACATATGCGGCACAGGCTAAAGCATTAGAACCAAGTATCAATACTAATGACAAAAAAACAGAGATAATGGACAAGCTTTCTAAATTAAGTGAAGGAAAGTTAAAAGCTGATCTTCATAAAAGTAATGAAAAGGATGGAAAGCTGCATGTCTTTGTTTCAGGAAAACTTTCAGAGAAACAAAATATTGACGAAAAGTCTGTTTTAACATTTCTTGAAGACAACAAAGCCTTGTTTGGTGTAAAAGGTGATTCTAATAACTTTAAGATTTTATCAATCAATAAGGATAATTTAGGATTTACCAATGTAAAGGTTGCTCAATTGATGAATGGTATACCTGTAAGAGGTGCAGAAATATTAGTTCAATTTAACAAAGACGGTATTGTTTCTAATATATCTGGATCAGTAGCCAATGATATAGATTCTCCAAAGTCATTGGTAACCTCAACCATAACAGATAAACAAGCTATTGATATAGCAAAAAAACAATTTAAATTTAACTCTTTAAGCAAAGACCCTACTGTTGAAAAACAAGTAATTGTATTAGATGGTAAGGCTTATGAGACCTACAAAGTTAACATCTATTATTTAGACCCAGAAATAGCTAACTGGGATGTATTTATTGATGTAACCTCTGGAAATGTAATTGATAAACAAAGCAAGATAAGATTTGATGGAGCTACTACCGGAACAGGAACTGCAGTGGATGGAAGCACTAAAGCATTAAACTTATATCTTTCTGGATCATCATATCAAATGATAGATACAACTAAACCAATGGCAGGTCAAATAAAGACTTATACTGCAAACAACAAACAAGTAGAACCAGGTACTCTAGTAGTTAACAGTTCTTCTACATTCAATACAACTGCTTTTAAGGCATCTGTAAGTGCTCATTATTTTGCAGGAGTAGTTTATGATTTTTACAAAAATCTTCTTGGAAGAAATAGTATAGATAATAATGGTATGTCAATAATATCAACAACACATTATGATACTGCATATAACAACGCTTATTGGGATGGCAACCAAATGGTTTATGGTGATGGTGATGGTACTACCTTTACCTACCTTAGTGGAGATTTAGATGTAATAGGTCATGAATTAACCCACGGAGTAACTCAATACACAGCTAATCTTAACTATCAGGATGAGCCAGGTGCCTTAAATGAATCAATGTCAGACGTATTGGGTGTGTTAATTGAGACATATGATAAATATAATGTTAAAAGCGGAGGAACATGGCAGTTTAACTCAGCTGATTGGGTAGTAGGAGATGATGTATATACTCCTGGAACTGCTGGCGATGCGTTAAGAAGTCTAGCTGACCCTACGTTATATGGACAACCAGCTACCTATAGTAACTATGTTCATACTACAAGTGATTATGGTGGAGTTCATACAAACAGTGGTATAACTAATAAAGCAGCTTATCTTGTTGCTCAAGCTCTTGGTTGTGAAAAAACTTCTAAGATATATTATAGAGGATTAACTACCTATATGACTGCATCAACAGATTTCCTTGGTGCTAGAAATGCTCTGGTAAAAGCTGCAACCGACTTATATGGAGCTTCTAGTGCAGAAGTAACAGCAGTAAATAACGCATTTACTACTGTTGGAATAGGTTCTACATCAGTAAGCGATCCATATGAACCAAATGACTCTACAAGCCAAGCCTATGCTATAACTTCTGGTACAACCTATAGTTCATATATAGCTACATCAACTGATAAAGATTACTATAAATTAAGTGCTACCGCTGGAAAACCTATAAGTATAAGCCTAACAAACTTACCAAAGGATTATGATTTATACCTATATAATAACAGTGGCACTTTAGTTGCAAAATCAATTAATGGTTCCACAACTTCTGAGAGTATAAGCTATACTCCATCAGCATCTGGTACTTACTATATACTAGTGTTTGGATATAATAGTGCTTATAGCACTGCTACTAAATACAATTTAAAAGCTACTTTTTAA
- a CDS encoding galactokinase: protein MVESLRHDFKAIFETEEEGVYFAPGRVNLIGEHTDYNGGNVFPCALTFGTYAIAKKRSDKKVRMYSKNFENLGIIEFELDELTYEKEHDWVNYPKGVLWAFSENGYKLDCGLDVLFYGNIPNGAGLSSSASIELATAVILKDLFAFDLDMIDMVKIGKQAENSFIGVNCGIMDQFAIGMGKEGCAILLDTNTLKYDYAKLDIEGSSIVIANTNKRRGLADSKYNERRSQCEEALKDLQVELDIKSLGELKEEEFEKYKHLIKDEVNIRRAKHAVYENQRTLRAVEALNNKDIELFGKLMNDSHISLRDDYEVTGIELDTLVELAWAQNGVIGSRMTGAGFGGCTVSIVNNDAVEEFINNVGSNYKDKIGYEATFYVAQIGDGARKL from the coding sequence ATGGTAGAAAGTTTAAGACATGACTTTAAGGCTATTTTTGAAACTGAGGAAGAGGGGGTATACTTTGCTCCAGGAAGAGTAAACCTCATTGGCGAGCATACTGATTACAATGGAGGTAATGTATTTCCTTGTGCATTAACTTTTGGGACATATGCTATTGCAAAAAAGAGATCAGATAAAAAGGTGAGAATGTATTCTAAAAACTTTGAGAATCTTGGAATAATAGAGTTTGAATTAGATGAGTTAACTTATGAGAAAGAGCATGACTGGGTTAACTATCCAAAGGGTGTTTTATGGGCATTTAGCGAAAATGGATATAAACTAGATTGTGGATTAGATGTGCTTTTTTATGGAAATATACCTAATGGTGCGGGTTTGTCTTCATCGGCATCAATTGAACTTGCTACTGCAGTAATATTAAAAGATTTATTTGCTTTTGATTTAGATATGATAGACATGGTAAAGATTGGTAAGCAGGCTGAAAATAGCTTCATAGGAGTAAACTGCGGTATAATGGATCAATTTGCTATAGGAATGGGCAAAGAAGGGTGTGCTATTCTACTAGATACCAATACATTAAAGTATGATTATGCTAAGTTAGATATAGAAGGGTCATCAATCGTAATAGCAAATACAAATAAGAGAAGAGGACTAGCTGATTCAAAGTACAATGAAAGAAGAAGCCAGTGTGAAGAAGCATTAAAAGACTTACAAGTAGAATTAGATATAAAGTCCTTAGGTGAACTTAAGGAAGAAGAATTTGAAAAATATAAACACCTAATCAAAGATGAAGTTAATATAAGAAGAGCTAAGCATGCAGTTTATGAAAATCAAAGGACATTAAGAGCTGTTGAAGCCTTAAATAATAAAGATATAGAACTATTTGGTAAGTTAATGAATGATTCACATATATCGTTAAGGGATGATTATGAAGTTACTGGAATAGAGCTTGATACATTAGTAGAACTTGCATGGGCACAAAATGGTGTTATAGGTTCAAGAATGACTGGAGCGGGTTTTGGTGGATGTACAGTAAGTATAGTAAACAATGATGCGGTAGAAGAATTTATTAATAATGTAGGTTCTAATTACAAAGATAAGATAGGATATGAAGCAACCTTTTATGTAGCTCAAATAGGCGATGGTGCTAGAAAATTATAA
- a CDS encoding amino acid ABC transporter permease, with product MDSFSIIKDSLPSLLSGLTVTIKLTVISLFFASILGIVFGLLNISKNKVLKTIAVIYIDIIRGTPLIVQAFFIYFAIPGALDIKIGAEFAGCLALSLNAGAYMAEIFRAGIQSLDKGQMEAARSLGLPYSKAMTKVILPQAIKRMTPAIINQFIISLKDTSILSVIGIRELTQSGEIIIASNFKSTQIWGTVAVMYFLIITLLSIISKRIERSM from the coding sequence ATGGATAGTTTTTCTATAATTAAAGATAGCCTTCCAAGTTTATTAAGTGGGTTAACGGTAACTATTAAGCTTACCGTTATCTCGTTATTTTTTGCATCTATACTTGGAATAGTATTTGGTCTTTTAAATATATCTAAAAATAAGGTATTAAAGACAATAGCAGTTATTTATATTGATATAATAAGAGGTACCCCTCTTATTGTACAAGCTTTCTTTATTTACTTTGCCATTCCAGGTGCTTTGGACATAAAAATCGGAGCTGAGTTTGCTGGATGTTTGGCATTGAGCTTAAATGCCGGAGCTTATATGGCAGAAATATTTAGAGCTGGTATACAGTCTTTGGATAAAGGTCAGATGGAGGCTGCAAGAAGCTTAGGACTTCCGTATTCTAAAGCTATGACTAAGGTAATTTTACCTCAAGCCATAAAGAGAATGACTCCTGCGATAATAAATCAATTTATAATATCCTTAAAGGATACTTCAATATTATCAGTAATCGGAATAAGAGAACTTACACAAAGTGGTGAAATAATAATTGCATCTAACTTTAAGTCAACACAAATATGGGGTACAGTAGCAGTAATGTATTTCTTAATTATAACATTGCTTTCAATCATCTCTAAGAGAATAGAAAGGAGCATGTAA
- a CDS encoding transporter substrate-binding domain-containing protein has product MLKKALALLTAVTILGATFVGCSKKDEGTSKKYVIATDATFAPFEYEKDGKYIGIDMELLEAISKSENFQYELKPMNFKGIIPGMTSNQIDAAIAAMSITDERKKSLDFSDPYFDAGISIVVKADNDKIKSADDLKGKIFAVKKGTAGAKFAEENKDKYGATIRYFDDSPSMFQEVINGNADVTFEDYPVIAYKISTDSTPTLKVVGDRLTKDQYGFAVVKGKNKELLDKFNAGLKKLKENGEYDKILAKYIKK; this is encoded by the coding sequence ATGTTAAAAAAAGCATTAGCACTGCTTACTGCAGTTACGATTTTAGGGGCTACTTTTGTTGGATGTTCAAAGAAAGATGAAGGAACAAGCAAGAAATATGTCATTGCAACAGATGCTACATTTGCGCCATTTGAATATGAAAAGGACGGAAAATACATAGGAATAGATATGGAACTACTTGAGGCTATATCAAAAAGTGAAAATTTTCAATATGAATTAAAGCCAATGAATTTTAAGGGTATAATTCCTGGTATGACTTCAAATCAAATAGATGCAGCAATAGCTGCTATGAGTATAACTGATGAAAGAAAAAAATCTTTAGATTTCTCAGACCCATATTTTGATGCAGGTATTTCAATAGTAGTTAAGGCTGATAATGATAAGATAAAATCAGCAGATGATTTAAAAGGTAAAATATTTGCTGTTAAAAAAGGTACAGCTGGTGCTAAATTTGCAGAAGAAAATAAAGATAAATATGGTGCTACTATAAGATACTTTGATGATTCTCCATCAATGTTCCAAGAAGTTATAAACGGAAATGCAGACGTTACTTTTGAAGATTATCCAGTTATAGCATATAAGATTTCAACTGATTCTACACCTACTTTAAAAGTTGTTGGTGATAGATTAACTAAAGATCAATATGGGTTTGCAGTAGTTAAGGGCAAGAACAAGGAACTACTTGATAAATTCAATGCTGGATTAAAGAAGCTTAAAGAAAATGGCGAATATGATAAAATACTAGCAAAATATATCAAAAAGTAA